From Pseudoramibacter sp.:
ACCCTGACCCTCCGGGTCGACAAGCCTTTGAGCGAATCTATGGTCACCCGGATTCTCGACGCGGTGGAAAACGCTGCAGCGTCCAAACCGAAGATCGACCGCTTTATCAGCAAATTCGCCAAATACTACACGCCCTTCGTCGTGTTCACCGCCATCGCGACAGCGGTGCTTCCGCCACTCATCGGCGGCGCCAGCTGGTACAAATGGATTTACACGGCCCTGTCCTTCCTCGTCATCAGCTGCCCGTGCGCCCTGGTGCTGTCTGTGCCCCTGGCTTACTTTTCAGGCATCGGCGCCGGCTCCAAACTGGGTATTCTCTTTAAAGGCGGGGTGGCTCTGGAAGCGATGGAATCTGTGCAGAGCGTCGTCTTCGACAAAACCGGCACCATCACCGAAGGCAATTTCCTTGTCCAGTCTGTGAACGCCGAAGCGCCCCTGACACCTGACGCGCTGCTAAAACTCACGGCCAGTGTGGAAGCCCATTCCAACCATCCCATCGGCATGAGCATCGTCCAGAAGGCGAAGCACGAAGGCCTGGACCTCGCCGCCGTTTCGGACATCGAAGAAACCGCAGGCCAGGGCATTTCGGCAAAGGTTGACGGCAAAACCGTCCTCGCCGGCAACTTAAAACTCATGACATGCCATGGGGTTGAAGGCCTGCCGGAAGCTGACGCTGATGCCTACGGCACGCCGGTTTACGTCGCCGCAGACGGCCAATACGCCGGCACCCTGCGCATCGCCGACACCATCAAACAGGAAGCAAAGGGCGCCATCGCCGAAATCAAGCAGGCGGGCCTTTCCACCGTCATGCTCACCGGGGACACCGAAGCCAACGCCAAAGTCGTGGCCGCCGAAACGGGCATCGACGCCGTGCACGCGAAACTTTTGCCCCAGGACAAGCTGTCAGCCCTGAAGACCGTCCGAAACGAAAAAGGCTCGGTCCTGTTCGTCGGGGACGGCATCAACGACGCCCCAGTCCTCGCCGGCGCCGATGTCGGCGCGGCCATGGGCTCCGGCGCAGACGCCGCCATTGAAGCCGCCGACGTGGTCTTCATGAATTCCGACCTCCGGGCCGTCCCCACGGCCCTGGACATCGCCGGCCAGACCCGCCGCATCGCCTGGGCCAACATCGTCTTCGCCCTGGCTGTGAAAGCTGCGGTCATGATCCTCGGGCTCCTCGGCTTCGCGGACATCTGGTTCGCCGTCTTCGCCGACACCGGCGTGGCCATGCTCTGCGTGCTCAACTCGATTCGGATTCTCTACAAGAAGCGCCGCCTCGAAACGAAGACACAGGCTGTTTCCGCATAAATTCTTTTACAGCGCATAAAAAGACCAGACAAGTTCCGATTTGTCTGGTCTTTATTTTTTTACTTGAGTAAACCCTCCCGATTGAGGAAATCCCGTGCCACCTCGGCAGGGTCTCTGCCTTTGACGTCCACCTCGTAATTCATCTGGCGCATCCGCTTTTCAGTGAGGTGGGGCGCCAGC
This genomic window contains:
- a CDS encoding heavy metal translocating P-type ATPase, with protein sequence MRLHEKASVPHPDHDHHHDCCHHDHEHHHHDHEGAISDLSALTLTCSKCHQPFAACSCPPQETTTKLFNIEGLDCADCAAKVERGFGQIDGIESASVSFSAGVVQIKAKDPDRFLGALNTVAGKLEPGCEVVSRHAAPKAEAEEEAKGLGEWFFGESYARIQLILGAILFGIGEVLEHLGLASPVWIAFYLASYAIIGLPIVAVAVRMLIRGQFFDEHFLMAIATLGAFAIGQWPEAVGVMLFYRIGEYFEDKASEQSRSQIMDAVDLRPEVVNLLTDSGKTEVIPSENAKVGDLLLVHAGDRIPLDGTVMDGHSQIDTSPVTGEPVPVSAGPSDAVMSGCVNTSGTLTLRVDKPLSESMVTRILDAVENAAASKPKIDRFISKFAKYYTPFVVFTAIATAVLPPLIGGASWYKWIYTALSFLVISCPCALVLSVPLAYFSGIGAGSKLGILFKGGVALEAMESVQSVVFDKTGTITEGNFLVQSVNAEAPLTPDALLKLTASVEAHSNHPIGMSIVQKAKHEGLDLAAVSDIEETAGQGISAKVDGKTVLAGNLKLMTCHGVEGLPEADADAYGTPVYVAADGQYAGTLRIADTIKQEAKGAIAEIKQAGLSTVMLTGDTEANAKVVAAETGIDAVHAKLLPQDKLSALKTVRNEKGSVLFVGDGINDAPVLAGADVGAAMGSGADAAIEAADVVFMNSDLRAVPTALDIAGQTRRIAWANIVFALAVKAAVMILGLLGFADIWFAVFADTGVAMLCVLNSIRILYKKRRLETKTQAVSA